The Planctomycetia bacterium genome window below encodes:
- a CDS encoding DUF1080 domain-containing protein: MARNRLRILFAFCTIVCGAWSDDLAWGQQAPVPTQKKPGAIAPAEKLGEGTWEEIDQRLIFLMVRLANLEASLDAVENAIGHATGKRNASLGAAKRADLGNEIMDRKGGGPMKWSEFYGRTAEKFFYHPVDAKTSYHTVTVLNPQAGAERSGIGGNSGVPQHQRPPQFDYIYRANESAKARAEQEASEMRGKVDVLLERRQRLEAEQAGLWCEVAFRAVSHYDLDKKPLYRFEPLIVDATTASRQQANTVKAASTFMRLALSIIEEAQKDQAATFSKIKPAVAEARQTLSDEFLRLAVDATDRTTAEGRFALLAKRLDDIASNLSDSYVVAIEGDQAKDQQRKDTFRALLQESLVGYAQIILALDEMSTEMKNDWKIKPDVEKPLRFLTLDKVTALPLVTLPKETAPIGDSPAMPDAPSEGTSLTNAASKRKWRAERLDLWTIENDEIASNGGFSKKYDYCFFGGRTFDDFELNAEVQYSVGGNGGFILRSGPVPRADGHITGYEVQAHGIEVASNYTGSIYKFPMSGKNSVVYLTGAGLASPNNWFKVRIVVKATKITVYIDGRQVAAYDDQVAPIRSGYIGLQASQTGSIRYKNIRVKPL, encoded by the coding sequence ATGGCTCGTAATCGATTGCGGATCTTGTTCGCGTTTTGCACGATCGTCTGTGGGGCTTGGAGCGACGATCTCGCTTGGGGCCAACAAGCGCCAGTGCCGACGCAAAAAAAGCCCGGCGCAATCGCGCCTGCCGAAAAGCTTGGCGAAGGAACTTGGGAAGAGATCGATCAGCGTCTTATCTTCCTCATGGTTCGGTTAGCAAATCTCGAAGCCTCGCTCGATGCGGTCGAAAACGCGATCGGCCATGCCACGGGAAAGCGCAATGCGAGCCTCGGTGCGGCCAAGCGGGCGGATCTCGGTAACGAAATCATGGACCGCAAGGGAGGCGGCCCGATGAAATGGTCCGAGTTCTACGGTCGGACCGCGGAGAAGTTCTTCTACCATCCGGTCGACGCGAAAACGTCGTACCACACGGTTACGGTTCTGAATCCCCAAGCCGGCGCCGAACGGAGCGGCATCGGCGGCAACTCCGGTGTGCCGCAGCATCAGCGTCCGCCGCAGTTCGACTACATCTACCGTGCGAATGAAAGTGCTAAGGCGCGCGCCGAGCAAGAGGCGTCGGAAATGCGCGGTAAGGTCGATGTGCTCTTGGAGCGACGACAGCGACTCGAGGCCGAACAAGCGGGCTTGTGGTGCGAAGTCGCCTTTCGCGCGGTGTCGCACTACGACTTGGATAAGAAGCCGCTTTATCGTTTCGAGCCGTTGATTGTCGACGCGACGACCGCATCACGACAACAGGCGAATACGGTCAAGGCGGCCTCGACCTTCATGCGTTTGGCGCTCTCGATCATCGAGGAAGCGCAGAAGGACCAAGCCGCTACGTTCAGCAAGATCAAGCCGGCCGTTGCCGAGGCGCGTCAAACGCTCAGCGATGAGTTTCTGCGGCTGGCCGTCGATGCGACGGATCGTACGACGGCGGAAGGGCGCTTCGCGCTGCTGGCGAAGCGTCTCGACGACATCGCCAGCAACTTGTCGGATAGCTATGTGGTCGCCATTGAAGGAGACCAAGCGAAGGACCAACAGCGCAAAGATACGTTCCGCGCGCTGCTGCAAGAATCGCTCGTCGGCTACGCTCAGATCATCCTAGCGCTCGACGAGATGTCGACCGAGATGAAAAACGATTGGAAGATCAAGCCCGACGTCGAAAAGCCGTTACGCTTTTTGACCTTGGACAAAGTGACCGCGCTTCCGCTCGTCACGTTGCCGAAAGAGACCGCTCCGATCGGCGATAGTCCTGCCATGCCCGACGCTCCTAGTGAGGGAACGTCGCTGACGAACGCGGCCTCGAAGCGAAAGTGGCGTGCGGAGCGGCTCGATCTCTGGACGATCGAAAACGACGAGATCGCTTCCAACGGGGGCTTCAGTAAGAAATACGATTATTGCTTTTTCGGCGGCCGGACATTCGACGATTTCGAATTGAACGCCGAGGTGCAATACAGCGTAGGTGGAAACGGTGGATTCATTCTTCGCTCGGGACCCGTGCCACGCGCCGACGGACACATCACGGGGTACGAAGTACAGGCCCATGGTATCGAGGTCGCGTCGAATTATACCGGAAGCATTTATAAGTTTCCGATGTCCGGTAAGAACTCGGTCGTCTACCTCACCGGTGCCGGTCTGGCTTCACCGAACAACTGGTTCAAGGTACGAATCGTGGTGAAAGCCACGAAGATCACCGTGTACATCGATGGTCGACAGGTCGCCGCTTACGACGATCAAGTAGCACCGATCAGATCTGGTTACATCGGCTTGCAAGCCTCGCAAACCGGCTCGATCCGCTACAAGAACATTCGCGTGAAACCGCTTTAA
- a CDS encoding MBL fold metallo-hydrolase: protein MKLVMLGTTGYHPNDLRQTACYALPEIGVVLDAGTGMYRLRNFIATEELDIFLSHAHLDHIAGLTFMLGTLFDKNMRRITVHGMPEKIAAVRDHLFHSEIFPVMPDCEFRPIAPRTALAGGGTLTHFPLEHPGSSIGFRLDWPERSMAYVTDTTARADSPYLERIRGVDLLLHECYFGDDTPEEFAAQTGHSRTTPTAELARAAKVGRLVLTHLNPLISEVDPIGLPTAQKIFPNTMLAEDCREIEF from the coding sequence ATGAAACTCGTCATGCTCGGCACCACCGGATACCACCCCAACGACTTGCGCCAAACGGCGTGCTATGCGTTGCCGGAAATCGGCGTGGTGCTCGATGCGGGCACCGGCATGTATCGCTTGCGCAACTTCATCGCGACCGAAGAGCTCGACATCTTTCTCTCGCACGCGCACCTCGACCACATCGCGGGCCTGACCTTCATGCTCGGCACGTTGTTCGACAAGAACATGCGCCGCATCACGGTACACGGCATGCCGGAAAAGATCGCCGCGGTGCGCGATCATTTGTTTCACTCGGAAATTTTTCCGGTGATGCCTGATTGCGAGTTTCGTCCCATCGCGCCGCGTACGGCGCTCGCAGGAGGCGGGACGCTGACGCATTTTCCGTTGGAGCATCCCGGCAGCTCGATCGGCTTCCGACTCGATTGGCCGGAGCGCTCGATGGCCTACGTCACCGACACGACGGCCCGAGCCGATTCACCGTATCTCGAGCGGATTCGCGGCGTCGACTTGCTGTTGCATGAATGCTACTTCGGCGACGATACGCCGGAAGAGTTCGCCGCGCAAACCGGCCACAGCCGCACTACGCCGACGGCCGAACTAGCGCGAGCCGCGAAAGTCGGTCGCCTGGTCCTCACGCACTTGAACCCGCTGATCAGCGAAGTCGACCCGATCGGCTTGCCGACCGCGCAGAAGATTTTTCCCAACACGATGCTCGCGGAAGATTGCCGCGAGATCGAGTTTTAG
- a CDS encoding DUF1501 domain-containing protein has protein sequence MNRRHFMSHMAASAALTAPVAASFTGALRANAKELQKKQKACIMLFMNAGPPTIDIWDLKPGAPTGGPFKEIETSAPGVKISEHMPMMAKQMHNAAILRSMSTREADHNRGRYYMHTGYVPNPSVEHPSYGAVVARECGNDNIDIPPFVSIGGGSFGPGFLGASYAPFVVDSNGDVRNLRMDMQPERLAQRLQMLSQIEGGFASSSRGDAPIEHKKVIDRTVALMTSDQMKAFKIDDEPDAVKERYGVTVPGGTAAAGQGMMRRNTTFSRSCLVARRLVERGVPFVEVEMGGWDLHNDTHNTLKNNLLPVLDQGMSALIEDLAQRGMLEDTSVIWMGDFGRTPRINARAGRDHWARCWSTIVAGGGTKGGQAVGATNEDGTAVADNVDPIKSEDMMASVLKGLGISLETTYTSKNNRPMKIANSGKVIKELFS, from the coding sequence ATGAATCGTCGTCATTTTATGTCGCACATGGCCGCTTCAGCCGCGCTCACCGCGCCGGTTGCCGCGTCCTTCACCGGGGCCTTGCGTGCCAACGCTAAGGAACTTCAGAAGAAGCAAAAAGCTTGCATCATGTTGTTCATGAATGCTGGGCCCCCAACCATCGACATCTGGGACCTCAAGCCGGGCGCTCCGACCGGTGGTCCGTTCAAAGAGATCGAAACGTCGGCTCCCGGCGTGAAGATCAGCGAACACATGCCGATGATGGCCAAGCAAATGCACAATGCAGCGATTCTTCGCTCCATGAGCACCCGCGAAGCCGATCACAACCGTGGTCGCTACTACATGCATACCGGCTATGTGCCGAACCCGAGCGTCGAGCACCCGAGCTACGGTGCCGTCGTGGCCCGCGAATGCGGTAACGACAACATCGACATTCCTCCGTTCGTCTCGATCGGCGGCGGCAGCTTCGGCCCAGGCTTCTTGGGCGCCAGCTACGCTCCGTTCGTCGTCGACTCGAACGGCGACGTCCGCAACTTGCGGATGGACATGCAACCGGAACGGTTGGCCCAACGCCTCCAAATGCTCAGCCAAATCGAAGGGGGCTTCGCCTCCTCGAGCCGCGGCGATGCTCCGATCGAACACAAGAAGGTGATCGATCGCACCGTGGCCCTCATGACCAGCGATCAAATGAAGGCCTTCAAAATCGACGACGAACCGGACGCCGTGAAGGAACGCTACGGCGTTACCGTTCCGGGCGGAACGGCCGCTGCCGGCCAAGGCATGATGCGTCGTAACACGACCTTCAGCCGTAGCTGCTTGGTCGCTCGCCGCTTGGTCGAACGTGGTGTGCCGTTCGTAGAAGTCGAAATGGGCGGCTGGGACTTGCACAACGACACCCACAACACGTTGAAGAACAACCTGTTGCCGGTTCTCGATCAAGGCATGAGCGCCCTCATCGAAGACCTCGCTCAACGGGGCATGTTGGAAGACACCTCGGTGATTTGGATGGGTGACTTCGGCCGTACGCCGCGTATCAACGCTCGTGCCGGTCGCGACCACTGGGCTCGCTGCTGGTCGACCATCGTCGCCGGTGGTGGTACCAAGGGTGGTCAAGCCGTCGGTGCGACGAACGAAGACGGCACCGCCGTCGCCGACAACGTCGACCCGATCAAGTCGGAAGACATGATGGCGTCGGTTCTCAAGGGCCTCGGCATCTCGCTGGAAACCACCTACACCAGCAAGAACAACCGCCCGATGAAGATCGCCAACAGCGGTAAGGTCATCAAGGAATTGTTCTCTTAA